One region of Haloprofundus salilacus genomic DNA includes:
- a CDS encoding glycosyltransferase family 2 protein yields MSPRGAYALGVVMGESEERHLLRILAHAVQQGCPLFSVRRDGSILHAIGSDDDPIEVHLQTGSPVADAETARETLVELARTYGLRGLVVQTDPTMRIDFDASFDALEAGDEFVVEAQAAEAETLEAPVVVGIPAYNEEHAVGSIVAEAREYADIVVVVDDGSVDETAERAAEAGAVVVEHPENRGYGAALRTLFEEGKRRNASSLVVLDADGQHSPCDIKRLLRQQEECGADIVIGSRFTGTVESDIPLYRRFGIWVINVLTNVGLGGFRKENRISDTQSGFRAYGAKALQTLADDETLGSNMRASTDILFHAREQGHRIDEVGVRVRYDLEDTYTENPISHGYSVVRGVLPLIERERPLTTVGVPGFVSTFVGLSLGFWSVFEYGQSGQFPIEVVFVSLVLLLVGFVGGVVAIVHQSLREAEIR; encoded by the coding sequence GTGTCTCCGCGCGGAGCGTACGCGCTCGGAGTGGTGATGGGAGAGAGCGAGGAGCGGCATCTTCTCCGTATTCTCGCCCATGCGGTACAGCAGGGTTGTCCACTGTTCTCGGTCCGACGTGACGGATCGATACTGCACGCTATTGGGTCCGACGACGACCCGATAGAGGTTCATCTGCAGACGGGATCACCCGTTGCCGACGCGGAGACGGCACGAGAGACACTCGTCGAACTCGCTCGGACGTACGGACTGCGCGGACTCGTCGTTCAGACGGACCCGACGATGCGAATCGACTTCGACGCAAGTTTCGACGCGCTCGAAGCAGGAGACGAGTTCGTCGTCGAAGCGCAGGCGGCGGAGGCCGAAACCCTCGAAGCGCCGGTCGTCGTCGGCATCCCGGCCTACAACGAGGAACACGCCGTCGGTTCGATCGTCGCCGAAGCGAGGGAGTACGCCGACATCGTCGTCGTCGTCGACGACGGAAGCGTCGACGAAACCGCAGAACGAGCCGCCGAGGCCGGTGCCGTCGTCGTCGAGCATCCGGAGAACCGCGGCTACGGCGCGGCGCTCCGGACGCTGTTCGAGGAGGGCAAGCGGCGGAACGCGTCGAGTCTCGTCGTGCTTGACGCGGACGGCCAACACAGTCCGTGCGACATCAAGCGACTGCTCCGACAGCAGGAGGAGTGCGGTGCCGACATCGTCATCGGGAGTCGCTTCACCGGTACCGTCGAGAGCGACATCCCGCTGTACCGACGGTTCGGTATCTGGGTCATCAACGTCCTCACCAACGTCGGACTCGGAGGGTTTCGTAAAGAAAACCGTATCAGCGACACGCAGAGCGGGTTCCGAGCGTACGGCGCGAAGGCGTTGCAGACGCTCGCCGACGACGAGACGCTCGGGTCGAACATGCGAGCGAGCACGGACATCCTGTTTCACGCCCGCGAGCAGGGCCACCGAATCGACGAGGTGGGCGTTCGCGTCCGATACGACCTCGAAGACACGTACACGGAGAACCCAATCTCACACGGCTACTCGGTCGTTCGCGGGGTCCTTCCTCTCATCGAACGGGAGCGACCGCTGACCACCGTCGGCGTCCCCGGGTTCGTCAGCACGTTCGTCGGACTGAGTCTCGGCTTCTGGTCGGTGTTCGAGTACGGCCAGTCGGGTCAGTTCCCGATAGAGGTCGTCTTCGTCTCACTAGTGTTGCTCCTCGTCGGCTTCGTCGGCGGCGTCGTCGCCATCGTTCACCAGTCGCTGCGGGAGGCCGAGATTAGATGA
- a CDS encoding YqjF family protein, whose translation MVLLLAMGWRHLLFENWRVDPARLADHLPESLAVDEHDGSGWLSVVPFTNVNVRPKGLPRWAGLPLPELNLRTYVTRDGEPAVYFFSLDAQGVLSVLGARAFHHLPYYYARISLELDDDCVRFRSRRLHPGDRPAHYRATYRPTGEPFSSADDPLAEFLVERYRFYTEAPDGTVRYTDVDHDSWTLYPADATVETETLFRANGFARPEGEPIRYYSPGLDVVASPSARLPDSERLRTD comes from the coding sequence ATGGTACTCCTGCTAGCGATGGGGTGGCGGCATCTGCTGTTCGAAAACTGGCGCGTCGACCCCGCCCGCCTCGCCGATCATCTTCCCGAGTCGCTCGCCGTCGACGAACACGACGGCTCCGGGTGGCTCTCGGTGGTGCCGTTCACCAACGTGAACGTCCGGCCGAAGGGGCTGCCTCGATGGGCGGGTCTGCCGCTTCCCGAACTGAACCTTCGGACGTACGTCACCCGCGACGGCGAACCCGCGGTGTACTTCTTCAGCCTCGACGCGCAGGGGGTTCTGAGTGTTCTCGGCGCGCGCGCGTTCCACCACCTCCCGTACTACTACGCCCGGATCTCACTCGAACTGGACGACGACTGCGTCCGATTCCGGAGTCGGCGACTCCATCCCGGCGACAGACCCGCCCACTACCGCGCGACGTACCGACCGACCGGCGAACCGTTCTCGTCGGCCGACGACCCGTTAGCCGAGTTCCTCGTCGAGCGCTACCGGTTCTACACTGAAGCGCCCGACGGCACGGTTCGGTACACCGACGTCGACCACGACTCGTGGACGCTGTATCCGGCCGACGCGACGGTCGAAACCGAGACGCTCTTTCGCGCGAACGGCTTCGCTCGCCCGGAGGGTGAGCCGATTCGCTACTACAGTCCGGGACTGGACGTCGTCGCGTCGCCGAGCGCGCGTCTGCCCGATAGCGAGCGACTCCGAACCGATTAG
- a CDS encoding DUF7261 family protein yields the protein MGRRERLRSVDGGVRRRDSRGEPVANGGNVERALDRAVHASAARYDGEYAWDERAAAVDAFNETFDGYVDGIESSRVERGVVYWVTANATAGTQWAETNCPRGPNREFGPCESVGDIVVQERAGDAVVVAVSLDVRVTTDCGRIEMTRVVTV from the coding sequence ATCGGACGCAGGGAGCGACTCCGGAGCGTCGACGGGGGCGTTCGCCGTCGAGACAGCCGAGGCGAACCGGTCGCGAACGGCGGGAACGTCGAACGCGCGCTCGACAGAGCGGTTCACGCGTCCGCGGCGCGGTACGACGGCGAATACGCGTGGGACGAACGTGCCGCGGCCGTCGACGCGTTCAACGAGACGTTCGACGGTTACGTCGACGGAATCGAGTCGTCGCGGGTCGAACGCGGCGTCGTCTACTGGGTGACCGCGAACGCGACGGCGGGGACGCAGTGGGCGGAGACGAACTGTCCGCGCGGACCGAACCGCGAGTTCGGCCCCTGCGAGTCTGTCGGCGACATCGTCGTTCAGGAGCGAGCGGGAGACGCTGTCGTCGTCGCGGTGAGTCTGGATGTCCGAGTGACGACGGACTGCGGCCGAATCGAGATGACGCGCGTGGTGACGGTCTGA
- a CDS encoding polysaccharide deacetylase family protein, which yields MNIHAHPTNILSFDVEHWHSATLLDGTVDSPVDRIETSTQIVLDVLRRYDVRATFFIVGKVAEQYPELVSRIADEGHEIASHGHTHTPLFDLSPDTFERELTMSSDAIQEACGHRPVGFRAPNFSVTRKTEWAFEVLESSDYRYDSSVFPMRTPMYGVSNAPLRPYHVPGNDPFRSYHVPGNAPFRPPLSAMPATDLVEYPLAVTDTPARLPVAGGFYARLLPIRLIEWGIRGLNRRGIPATIYFHPWEFNPAVRTPEPSLPKRFVSFHGIEGTAAKLERLLRTFEFGTIRDELDASEGNDLQTTATEEYA from the coding sequence ATGAACATACACGCTCACCCGACGAACATCCTCAGTTTCGATGTCGAGCACTGGCACTCCGCGACGCTCCTCGACGGGACCGTCGACAGCCCGGTCGACCGCATCGAGACCTCGACCCAAATCGTCCTCGACGTACTCAGACGGTACGACGTCCGTGCAACCTTCTTCATCGTCGGCAAAGTCGCCGAACAGTATCCGGAGCTCGTCAGCCGAATCGCCGACGAGGGTCACGAAATCGCCTCGCACGGACACACACACACGCCGCTTTTCGACCTATCGCCCGACACCTTCGAGCGCGAACTGACGATGTCGTCGGACGCGATACAAGAAGCCTGCGGGCACCGGCCGGTCGGGTTCCGTGCGCCGAACTTCTCGGTTACGCGGAAGACCGAGTGGGCGTTCGAAGTACTCGAATCGAGCGACTACCGCTACGATTCGAGCGTCTTCCCGATGCGGACGCCGATGTACGGTGTCTCCAACGCGCCGCTTCGACCGTATCACGTTCCGGGGAACGACCCGTTTCGATCCTATCACGTTCCGGGGAACGCGCCGTTTCGTCCGCCGCTATCGGCTATGCCGGCGACCGACCTAGTGGAGTACCCGCTCGCCGTTACGGACACACCCGCCAGACTTCCCGTCGCCGGGGGTTTCTACGCGCGCCTACTGCCGATTCGTCTCATCGAATGGGGGATTCGCGGACTCAATCGACGCGGCATCCCGGCGACGATCTACTTCCACCCCTGGGAGTTCAACCCCGCCGTAAGGACGCCGGAACCGTCGCTCCCGAAACGGTTCGTCAGCTTCCACGGCATCGAGGGCACGGCCGCAAAACTAGAGCGGTTGCTTCGGACGTTCGAGTTCGGAACGATACGCGACGAACTCGACGCTTCAGAGGGTAACGACCTGCAGACGACCGCGACCGAAGAGTACGCATGA
- a CDS encoding GNAT family N-acetyltransferase, with protein MSDSRTTRTANEEPTIERCADSTAWNRFVERVDGPPFALWAWGDAAEAYGHDRWYLVAREGGDIVAALPLVHMSSRLFGSKLVSPPYGERGSVLLSDDSDAATDRAVDRLLERTRALANALGVEFVSLRGSRVSGLSGFEHRRRFVTFQLPLESPETIWDGIKDSRQRQVAQAEDAELTYREGNSLSDLEAYYRLSLRSMRGHGTPPHSFAFHRTLWEELGEDNVHLGMVERNGELINAILDFSLGSTVYQWGVVNDYEYRDLNGGSLALWKSLEWASEAGHETYEFGRTREGSGVYLFKKSFGGQKTWYDDYHYFPTGTGELPHPDDDTYDRAKELWQRLPIPVTQYVGPRIRGKISL; from the coding sequence ATGAGCGACTCACGAACGACACGCACGGCGAACGAAGAACCGACTATCGAACGTTGCGCCGACTCGACGGCGTGGAATCGATTCGTCGAACGCGTCGACGGACCGCCGTTCGCGCTGTGGGCGTGGGGGGACGCCGCCGAGGCGTACGGCCACGACCGGTGGTATCTCGTCGCCCGCGAGGGCGGTGATATCGTCGCCGCCCTCCCACTCGTCCACATGTCGAGCAGGCTGTTCGGCTCGAAACTCGTCTCGCCGCCGTACGGCGAGCGCGGGTCGGTGCTGCTCAGCGACGACTCCGACGCCGCAACGGACCGCGCTGTCGACCGTCTGCTCGAACGGACACGGGCGCTCGCGAATGCGCTCGGCGTCGAGTTCGTCAGCCTTCGAGGGAGTCGCGTCAGCGGCCTCTCGGGGTTCGAGCACAGGAGGCGGTTTGTCACGTTCCAACTCCCGCTGGAGTCTCCGGAGACGATCTGGGACGGAATCAAGGACAGCCGACAGCGTCAGGTTGCACAGGCCGAAGACGCCGAACTCACCTACCGAGAAGGTAACTCGCTTTCGGACCTCGAAGCGTACTACCGGTTGTCGCTGCGGTCGATGCGCGGGCACGGAACGCCGCCGCACTCGTTCGCGTTTCACCGGACGCTCTGGGAGGAACTCGGTGAGGACAACGTCCACCTCGGGATGGTCGAACGGAACGGCGAGTTGATAAACGCGATTCTGGACTTCTCGCTCGGGTCGACCGTCTATCAGTGGGGCGTCGTCAACGATTACGAGTACCGCGATCTGAACGGAGGGAGCCTCGCACTCTGGAAGTCGCTCGAATGGGCCAGCGAGGCGGGACACGAGACGTACGAGTTCGGTCGAACCCGCGAAGGGTCGGGCGTCTACCTGTTCAAGAAGAGCTTCGGGGGACAGAAGACGTGGTACGACGACTACCACTACTTCCCGACCGGAACTGGCGAACTTCCGCACCCCGACGACGACACGTACGACCGGGCGAAGGAGCTCTGGCAGCGACTGCCGATTCCGGTGACGCAGTACGTCGGCCCGCGGATTCGGGGGAAGATAAGCCTGTGA
- a CDS encoding S8 family peptidase, with amino-acid sequence MIQHNRRTFLKLTSTALGGLALGAGTAAGATGADERFLVDLREVSASEIPDDVEIIHDLSAVDLLVARGDAAAVGGAAATTPDVTVYQANGGVAAEKTGPKASGDGASHNHDGPATNTELQWDKRVQNVSDLTDKPGDGTPIHDVTKGAGTRVAVVDSGVYNVHPDLVDVVNEELSANFTTDGLDFRPNGAGSHGTHVAGIVAATNSNDGPAGGVLGTAPETELLSLRVFSGVEGATGDTLAALVYAAEQGCDAANISLGYPYPYVDPEEFPVLLAIREAYRRVAEYARSQEMVIVNSAGNDGLDMDAEGILSLPTEVEGIFGVSATGPIGYGWGDKHDDNEEKWLTGDRLEEETTDPAFYTNYGSAVDVSAAGGDADLDALNGGVKGAERDLVFSTVNIVEEDGSVVSGYGWKAGTSMAAPQVSAAVALVRSLRPDASAEEVESLIMETASSAEGGETYHGAGHLDLKRLVKAAE; translated from the coding sequence GTGATACAACATAACAGACGGACATTTTTGAAGCTCACCAGCACAGCACTCGGCGGCCTCGCGCTCGGCGCGGGTACCGCGGCGGGCGCGACGGGGGCGGACGAGCGGTTCCTCGTCGACTTGCGCGAGGTCTCCGCATCCGAGATCCCGGACGACGTCGAAATCATCCACGACCTGTCAGCGGTCGACCTGCTGGTCGCCCGCGGTGACGCGGCCGCCGTCGGCGGTGCGGCGGCGACGACGCCGGACGTGACCGTGTATCAGGCCAACGGGGGCGTCGCGGCCGAGAAAACGGGACCGAAAGCCAGCGGCGACGGCGCGAGCCACAACCACGACGGACCGGCGACGAACACCGAACTCCAGTGGGACAAGCGGGTCCAGAACGTCAGTGACCTGACCGACAAGCCGGGTGATGGCACGCCCATCCACGACGTGACGAAGGGTGCAGGTACGCGCGTCGCCGTCGTTGACTCCGGCGTCTACAACGTCCATCCCGACCTCGTGGACGTGGTGAACGAAGAGCTGTCGGCGAACTTCACGACCGACGGCTTGGACTTCCGTCCGAACGGCGCGGGCAGCCACGGGACGCACGTCGCCGGCATCGTCGCGGCGACGAACAGCAACGACGGTCCCGCCGGCGGCGTCCTCGGCACCGCGCCGGAGACCGAACTGCTCTCGCTGCGCGTCTTCTCGGGCGTCGAGGGCGCGACCGGCGACACGCTCGCTGCGCTCGTCTACGCTGCCGAGCAGGGCTGCGACGCCGCCAACATCAGCCTCGGCTACCCGTACCCATACGTCGACCCCGAGGAGTTCCCGGTACTTCTCGCCATCCGAGAGGCCTACAGACGCGTCGCCGAGTACGCCCGCTCGCAGGAGATGGTCATCGTCAACTCCGCCGGAAACGACGGACTCGACATGGACGCCGAGGGCATCCTGAGCCTGCCGACCGAGGTGGAGGGTATCTTCGGCGTCTCCGCCACCGGTCCCATCGGCTACGGCTGGGGCGACAAACACGACGACAACGAGGAGAAGTGGCTCACCGGCGATCGACTCGAAGAGGAGACGACGGACCCCGCCTTCTACACGAACTACGGCAGCGCCGTCGACGTCTCCGCCGCCGGCGGCGACGCCGACCTCGACGCGCTGAACGGCGGCGTCAAGGGCGCAGAGCGAGACCTTGTCTTCTCGACGGTCAATATCGTCGAGGAGGACGGCTCCGTCGTTTCCGGCTACGGCTGGAAGGCCGGCACGTCGATGGCCGCACCGCAGGTTTCGGCCGCGGTCGCGCTCGTCCGTTCGCTGCGCCCCGACGCCAGCGCCGAGGAGGTCGAGTCGCTCATCATGGAGACAGCGAGCAGCGCCGAGGGCGGCGAAACCTACCACGGGGCGGGCCACCTCGACCTGAAGCGGTTGGTGAAAGCGGCGGAGTAA
- a CDS encoding S1C family serine protease — translation MFDPKSSRRRFVQTTAAGVCGSAVVGTHTRTANSQQQPSPVSNVTEAQAATVRIQAQGTYTYPDENLSAQTAESVGGGTGFFVDPSGIAVTNNHVVTGAGSLVVFVGGDDSRQESARVLGVSECSDLAVIEVSGGGYPYFEWFDGRVSPGLPVSAVGYPVGPDGTQQYQFSEGSIASEARPLSTTWASVDEMIQHSAVIRPGSSGGPLLHGRTARVVGVNYAGSTELDTYLAISSASARGITAQLRTGRDVESIGVNGLAVLNQEGSISGVWAVGVEPGGPASDAGVQAGDILTQLQGVSLGLDGTMSSYCQVLRSHTPGDVMSVQVLRYETGELLAGELNGRPLEPIAGSSPGDDSANLTSGDGYSGYEDIVDATGAIAVTVPTEWADRDLRPLEVGPSITASTDVQSFNQTFDVPGVFFVASSGLGTDPAGILQQLAVQGCTSEQPQSYDDGYYTGLSQIQRSCGGGETVLANIGATSPDDSYGVGVQVQIVEERDFEALDTIILSFRAIDEAKVP, via the coding sequence ATGTTCGACCCGAAATCGAGTCGGCGGCGGTTCGTTCAGACCACAGCGGCCGGCGTCTGCGGCTCGGCAGTCGTCGGAACCCACACCAGAACGGCAAACTCGCAGCAGCAACCGAGTCCCGTCTCGAACGTCACCGAGGCTCAGGCCGCGACGGTGCGAATTCAGGCGCAGGGTACGTACACCTACCCCGACGAGAACCTCTCCGCACAGACGGCGGAGTCCGTTGGGGGTGGAACCGGCTTCTTCGTCGACCCGTCCGGCATCGCAGTCACGAACAACCACGTCGTCACGGGCGCCGGATCTCTCGTCGTCTTCGTGGGAGGAGACGACAGCCGGCAGGAGAGCGCGCGCGTACTCGGGGTGTCGGAGTGTAGTGATTTAGCCGTCATCGAAGTGTCGGGCGGTGGATATCCGTACTTCGAGTGGTTCGACGGGCGTGTCTCGCCCGGCCTGCCTGTAAGTGCTGTCGGCTACCCGGTCGGTCCGGACGGAACGCAGCAGTACCAGTTCTCGGAGGGGAGTATCGCCTCGGAGGCGAGACCGCTCTCGACGACCTGGGCGTCGGTCGACGAGATGATTCAACACAGCGCGGTCATCCGACCCGGAAGCTCTGGCGGTCCCCTGCTTCACGGCCGGACTGCGCGAGTTGTCGGCGTGAACTACGCCGGGTCGACGGAACTCGATACCTACCTCGCTATCAGTTCGGCGTCGGCGCGCGGAATAACTGCACAGCTCCGAACCGGCCGAGATGTCGAGTCCATCGGCGTGAATGGCCTGGCCGTTCTCAATCAGGAGGGCTCCATCTCGGGGGTGTGGGCCGTCGGCGTCGAACCCGGCGGTCCGGCGAGCGACGCCGGCGTCCAGGCGGGCGACATACTCACGCAACTGCAAGGTGTGAGTCTCGGTCTCGACGGGACGATGAGCAGTTACTGTCAGGTGCTGCGAAGTCACACGCCCGGCGACGTCATGTCGGTGCAGGTGCTTCGCTACGAGACCGGCGAACTGCTAGCGGGCGAGCTGAACGGCCGGCCGCTCGAACCCATCGCCGGATCGAGTCCGGGCGACGACTCCGCGAACCTCACCTCGGGCGATGGCTACAGCGGGTACGAGGACATCGTCGACGCCACGGGCGCTATCGCGGTCACCGTGCCGACGGAGTGGGCGGACAGGGACCTCCGACCGCTCGAAGTCGGGCCGAGCATCACAGCGTCGACGGACGTCCAGTCATTCAATCAGACGTTCGACGTGCCCGGCGTGTTCTTCGTCGCGTCCAGCGGACTCGGAACCGACCCAGCGGGGATTCTCCAGCAGTTAGCCGTTCAAGGCTGTACCTCGGAGCAACCGCAATCGTACGACGACGGCTACTACACCGGCCTCTCTCAGATCCAGAGGAGTTGCGGCGGCGGAGAGACGGTGCTCGCGAACATCGGTGCCACCTCGCCGGACGACTCCTACGGCGTCGGCGTCCAGGTACAGATCGTCGAAGAACGCGATTTCGAGGCGCTCGACACGATTATATTGTCGTTCCGAGCGATAGACGAGGCGAAAGTACCGTAG
- a CDS encoding DUF1616 domain-containing protein yields the protein MSRENAGDAEKRSDWRSRAGRLRRRFAVAVRSISATNVVIAAALVFSVGTVAYSVGTDAQGDQYTELYVLNDSADGQSMASTYPDELVVGEPTRLLAGVENHEGTTQPYTLVVQLQRVDAGSDSASEPVVSETQLVGQFDRSVDPGERWQISHRVVPDQRVSGERVRLTYLLYRGDAPQQPTVENAYRAAHIWVSVSDD from the coding sequence ATGAGCCGCGAAAACGCAGGAGACGCCGAAAAAAGGAGCGACTGGCGGTCGAGGGCGGGTCGTCTCCGAAGGCGGTTCGCCGTCGCCGTGAGGTCGATTTCGGCGACGAACGTCGTCATCGCCGCGGCGCTCGTGTTCTCGGTCGGGACGGTCGCTTACAGCGTCGGCACGGACGCGCAGGGCGACCAGTACACCGAACTGTACGTCCTCAACGACAGCGCGGACGGTCAATCGATGGCCTCGACGTACCCGGACGAACTCGTCGTCGGCGAACCGACTCGGCTGCTCGCCGGGGTCGAAAACCACGAAGGAACGACGCAACCGTACACACTCGTCGTCCAGCTCCAGCGGGTCGACGCCGGGTCCGATTCGGCGTCGGAACCCGTCGTGAGCGAGACACAGCTCGTCGGCCAGTTCGACCGGAGCGTCGATCCGGGCGAGCGGTGGCAGATTTCGCACCGCGTCGTTCCGGACCAACGCGTCAGCGGTGAGAGAGTCAGGCTCACGTACCTCCTCTACCGCGGTGACGCGCCGCAACAGCCGACCGTCGAGAACGCATACCGGGCGGCTCACATCTGGGTGAGTGTTTCCGATGACTGA